In a genomic window of Curtobacterium flaccumfaciens pv. betae:
- the ahcY gene encoding adenosylhomocysteinase, with translation MPTETRTAAAFRVADLSLAEAGRHQIRLAENEMPGLMSLRDEFAASQPLAGARIAGSLHMTVQTAVLIETLVALGAQVRWASCNIFSTQDEAAAAVAVGPTGTPDAPAGVPVFAWKGETLEEYWWCTSRIFDWSDEATAAGADWTGPNLILDDGGDATMLVHTGADAEAAGAAPVAEPDASTEWKIVLGTVARSLETSSDRWTRIAADIQGVTEETTTGVHRLYELFRNGELKFPAINVNDSVTKSKFDNKYGIRHSLPDGLNRATDVLIGGKVAFVVGYGDVGKGAAEALRGQGARVIVSEVDPICALQAAMDGYQVARLADVVDTVDMVITCTGNLGVVGVDEMLGLKHLAIVANVGHFDNEIDMAGLEALPGVSKVEIKPQVHEWRLPTGRSILVLSEGRLMNLGNATGHPSFVMSNSFTNQVLAQIELHTRREEYPTGVYVLPKHLDEKVARLHLDALGVQLTSLRPEQAAYIGVPVEGPFKPDHYRY, from the coding sequence ATGCCCACCGAAACCCGCACCGCTGCTGCGTTCCGCGTCGCCGACCTGTCCCTCGCCGAGGCGGGCCGGCACCAGATCCGCCTCGCCGAGAACGAGATGCCGGGCCTGATGTCCCTGCGTGACGAGTTCGCGGCGTCGCAGCCGCTCGCCGGCGCGCGCATCGCCGGGTCCCTGCACATGACGGTGCAGACCGCGGTGCTCATCGAGACGCTCGTCGCCCTCGGCGCGCAGGTGCGCTGGGCCAGCTGCAACATCTTCTCCACCCAGGACGAGGCCGCCGCCGCCGTCGCCGTCGGACCCACCGGTACCCCGGACGCCCCCGCCGGTGTCCCGGTGTTCGCGTGGAAGGGCGAGACGCTCGAGGAGTACTGGTGGTGCACCAGCCGCATCTTCGACTGGAGCGACGAGGCCACCGCGGCCGGCGCCGACTGGACCGGGCCGAACCTGATCCTGGACGACGGCGGCGACGCCACGATGCTCGTGCACACCGGTGCCGACGCCGAGGCGGCCGGCGCCGCTCCGGTCGCCGAGCCGGACGCGAGCACCGAGTGGAAGATCGTGCTCGGCACCGTCGCGCGGTCACTCGAGACGTCGTCGGACCGCTGGACCCGCATCGCGGCCGACATCCAGGGCGTCACCGAGGAGACCACCACGGGCGTGCACCGTCTGTACGAGCTGTTCCGGAACGGCGAGCTGAAGTTCCCGGCGATCAACGTCAACGACTCCGTCACGAAGTCGAAGTTCGACAACAAGTACGGCATCCGGCACTCGCTGCCCGACGGCCTGAACCGCGCCACCGACGTGCTCATCGGCGGCAAGGTCGCCTTCGTCGTCGGCTACGGCGACGTCGGCAAGGGGGCGGCCGAGGCGCTCCGCGGGCAGGGTGCCCGTGTCATCGTCAGCGAGGTCGACCCGATCTGCGCGCTGCAGGCGGCGATGGACGGCTACCAGGTCGCGCGCCTGGCGGACGTCGTCGACACCGTCGACATGGTCATCACGTGCACCGGCAACCTGGGCGTCGTCGGGGTCGACGAGATGCTCGGGCTGAAGCACCTGGCGATCGTGGCGAACGTGGGGCACTTCGACAACGAGATCGACATGGCCGGGCTCGAGGCGCTCCCCGGCGTCTCGAAGGTCGAGATCAAGCCGCAGGTGCACGAGTGGCGGCTGCCGACCGGGCGGTCGATCCTGGTGCTGTCCGAGGGCCGGCTCATGAACCTCGGCAACGCGACCGGGCACCCGTCGTTCGTGATGAGCAACTCGTTCACGAACCAGGTGCTCGCGCAGATCGAACTGCACACCCGGCGCGAGGAGTACCCGACCGGCGTGTACGTGCTGCCGAAGCACCTGGACGAGAAGGTCGCGCGCCTGCACCTCGACGCCCTCGGGGTGCAGCTGACGTCGCTGCGTCCGGAGCAGGCGGCGTACATCGGTGTCCCCGTCGAGGGTCCCTTCAAGCCGGACCACTACCGCTACTGA
- a CDS encoding AAA family ATPase, producing MPPATTEHTAPEHDPTTAAVSDLRDAFGRVRTEVAKAVVGQEGAVSGMIVGLLAQGHVLLEGVPGVAKTLLVRSLAAAMTLDTKRIQFTPDLMPGDVTGSLVYDASTGTFPFREGPVFTNVLLADEVNRTPPKTQSALLEAMEERQVSVDGDARALPDPFFVAATMNPIEFEGTYTLPEAQLDRFLMKLTLDIPPRDVEWQVLRRHADGFVPRDVRSAGITPVVGVDEVVRAQRAVRAVGARDDVLAYIVDLARATRQAPSVRVGVSPRGATALLAAAKAWAWLTGYDAITPDHVQAMTLPVWRHRLRVAADAELEGVGADGVLQQVLEQVRVPI from the coding sequence CTGCCCCCTGCCACCACCGAGCACACCGCGCCGGAGCACGACCCCACGACCGCGGCCGTCTCCGACCTGCGCGACGCGTTCGGCCGGGTCCGCACCGAGGTCGCGAAGGCCGTCGTCGGCCAGGAGGGCGCGGTCTCCGGCATGATCGTCGGACTCCTCGCGCAGGGGCACGTGCTGCTCGAGGGCGTCCCCGGTGTCGCGAAGACCCTGCTCGTCCGCAGCCTCGCCGCCGCGATGACGCTCGACACGAAGCGCATCCAGTTCACGCCGGACCTGATGCCCGGCGACGTCACCGGGTCGCTCGTCTACGACGCCTCGACCGGCACGTTCCCGTTCCGCGAGGGCCCCGTCTTCACGAACGTCCTGCTCGCCGACGAGGTCAACCGCACGCCGCCGAAGACCCAGTCGGCGCTGCTCGAGGCGATGGAGGAACGCCAGGTGAGCGTCGACGGTGACGCCCGTGCGTTGCCGGACCCCTTCTTCGTCGCCGCGACGATGAACCCGATCGAGTTCGAGGGCACGTACACGCTGCCCGAGGCGCAGCTCGACCGGTTCCTGATGAAGCTGACCCTCGACATCCCGCCGCGCGACGTCGAGTGGCAGGTGCTCCGGCGTCACGCCGACGGCTTCGTGCCGCGCGACGTCCGGTCGGCCGGCATCACCCCGGTGGTCGGCGTCGACGAAGTGGTCCGTGCGCAGCGTGCCGTGCGCGCCGTCGGTGCCCGCGACGACGTGCTCGCGTACATCGTCGACCTCGCCCGGGCCACCCGGCAGGCACCGTCCGTCCGTGTCGGTGTCAGCCCCCGCGGTGCGACGGCACTGCTCGCGGCCGCCAAGGCCTGGGCCTGGCTCACCGGCTACGACGCGATCACCCCGGACCACGTGCAGGCCATGACCCTGCCGGTCTGGCGGCACCGCCTGCGGGTCGCCGCCGACGCCGAGCTCGAGGGCGTCGGCGCCGACGGCGTGCTCCAGCAGGTGCTCGAGCAGGTGCGGGTGCCGATCTAG
- a CDS encoding DUF5719 family protein — MSRTPASVRRWVVRGTATAVAVVVAAGAVTAAHAYGTDSEPGRPAGRTVTPIPAAAERVCAGSALRLSDDAGNDATQASTVGTATVATATTGSTVDRSELDASTTGGSDPRLLTAPAGETTPQVAGSSFQSVSNGDLVGAGAASCDDPSQSTWLVGGSTETGRTSLVTLSNPTDVNATVDLAIFDSNGTVSAPGTTGIVVAPNTQKVVPLSGFVSDAASTVVHVTSSGGQIVAHMQETVVRTLTPGGYDIVSGGAAPTRSQVIPAVALANAKAAQRGSDTADAAPVVRLFVPGERSARVTLGITTADGGGTTVNATAEPGVVTDVPLDDFPDGRYSFTITSTVPIVAGARTTTPTDGDGTDLGWFASAEPLGERAITSIAPGDGARLNLVNPTRSDRTVTIRSGDEQRRVEVPSGATETLSVQTAKQLTITGADGVVAGVSYLGDDGIAGFPIRPATAVSTPVRVYP; from the coding sequence ATGAGCCGCACCCCCGCCTCCGTCCGCCGGTGGGTCGTCCGCGGCACCGCCACGGCGGTCGCCGTCGTCGTCGCCGCCGGCGCCGTCACCGCGGCGCACGCCTACGGCACCGACTCCGAGCCCGGTCGTCCGGCCGGGCGCACGGTCACACCGATCCCGGCCGCTGCCGAGCGCGTCTGCGCGGGCAGCGCCCTGCGCCTGTCCGACGACGCCGGCAACGACGCGACCCAGGCGAGCACGGTCGGCACCGCCACCGTCGCCACCGCGACCACGGGCTCGACGGTCGACCGGTCCGAGCTCGACGCCTCGACCACCGGCGGCAGCGACCCCCGGCTGCTGACGGCCCCGGCGGGGGAGACCACGCCGCAGGTCGCGGGCAGCAGCTTCCAGAGCGTCTCGAACGGCGACCTCGTCGGTGCCGGTGCCGCCTCGTGCGACGACCCGAGCCAGTCCACCTGGCTCGTCGGCGGTTCGACGGAGACCGGGCGCACCAGCCTCGTCACGCTGTCGAACCCGACCGACGTGAACGCCACCGTCGACCTGGCGATCTTCGACAGCAACGGCACCGTCAGCGCGCCGGGCACCACCGGGATCGTCGTGGCGCCGAACACGCAGAAGGTCGTCCCGCTCTCGGGCTTCGTCTCCGACGCGGCCTCGACCGTCGTGCACGTCACCTCATCCGGCGGCCAGATCGTGGCACACATGCAGGAGACCGTCGTCCGGACGCTCACGCCGGGCGGCTACGACATCGTCTCCGGCGGCGCCGCGCCCACGCGCTCGCAGGTGATCCCCGCGGTCGCCCTCGCGAACGCCAAGGCGGCCCAGCGCGGCAGCGACACCGCGGACGCCGCACCGGTCGTCCGGCTGTTCGTCCCCGGCGAGCGGTCCGCACGCGTCACCCTCGGCATCACGACGGCGGACGGTGGCGGCACGACCGTCAACGCCACCGCCGAACCCGGCGTCGTCACCGACGTCCCGCTCGACGACTTCCCGGACGGCCGGTACTCGTTCACCATCACCTCGACCGTCCCGATCGTCGCCGGGGCCCGCACGACGACCCCGACCGACGGCGACGGCACCGACCTCGGCTGGTTCGCGTCGGCGGAGCCGCTCGGCGAGCGGGCGATCACCTCGATCGCCCCGGGCGACGGCGCACGGCTGAACCTCGTCAACCCGACCCGATCGGACCGCACCGTGACGATCCGCTCGGGCGACGAGCAGCGTCGGGTCGAGGTGCCGTCGGGAGCGACCGAGACCCTGTCTGTCCAGACCGCGAAGCAGCTCACGATCACCGGTGCCGACGGCGTCGTCGCCGGCGTCAGCTACCTCGGGGACGACGGGATCGCCGGGTTCCCGATCCGTCCGGCCACCGCGGTGTCGACCCCGGTCCGCGTCTACCCCTGA
- a CDS encoding DUF3499 family protein — translation MDVRICSKVACANSASSTLTYDYGDSMVVVGPLSTRVEPHGYDLCARHAATLRVPRGWQVVRREPLPRDAD, via the coding sequence ATGGACGTGCGGATCTGCAGCAAGGTGGCGTGTGCCAACAGCGCTTCGTCGACCCTGACGTACGACTACGGCGACTCCATGGTGGTCGTCGGTCCGCTGTCGACCCGGGTCGAACCGCACGGCTACGACCTCTGCGCCCGCCACGCGGCCACCCTGCGCGTCCCGCGGGGCTGGCAGGTGGTGCGGCGCGAGCCGCTGCCGCGCGACGCCGACTGA
- a CDS encoding stage II sporulation protein M produces MDLDAYTEVHRDRWQELDRLARARHRSGADVDRLVAGYQEAATDLARIRGAAPRTVAGDRLSLTLFRARLRFTGTPVDPLTAVALFFTRQLPAALYRIRWVTIWVALATVAIAAIVAVWITTTPGATATFGSDEALRRYATQDFVDYYSDRGLGAFTAQVWTNNAYIAATMVAFGITGVFVPFSIMQNAVSLGVSAAIMHSQGRLADFFLYISPHGQLELYSVFLAGGAGLMIFWSWVAPGSGRTRAQALAEDGRALITIAIGLTLTLLLSGIVEGVVTRQDWPWPIKIGIGTLALVAVLAYQWVLGGRAYRAGERGDLEEFERGSTALVAG; encoded by the coding sequence GTGGACCTGGATGCCTACACCGAGGTGCACCGTGACCGGTGGCAGGAGCTCGACCGTCTGGCACGTGCCCGGCACCGGTCCGGTGCGGACGTCGACCGGCTCGTCGCCGGCTACCAGGAGGCCGCGACCGACCTCGCCCGCATCCGGGGCGCCGCACCGCGCACCGTGGCCGGCGACCGGCTCTCGCTGACGCTGTTCCGCGCCCGCCTGCGGTTCACGGGGACCCCCGTCGACCCGCTGACCGCCGTCGCCCTGTTCTTCACGCGGCAGCTGCCTGCGGCGCTCTACCGGATCCGCTGGGTGACCATCTGGGTCGCGCTCGCGACGGTGGCGATCGCGGCGATCGTCGCCGTCTGGATCACCACCACCCCCGGTGCGACGGCGACGTTCGGCAGCGACGAGGCCCTGCGCCGGTACGCCACGCAGGACTTCGTCGACTACTACTCCGACCGTGGCCTCGGGGCCTTCACCGCGCAGGTCTGGACGAACAACGCCTACATCGCCGCGACGATGGTGGCGTTCGGCATCACCGGTGTCTTCGTGCCGTTCTCGATCATGCAGAACGCCGTCAGCCTCGGGGTCTCCGCGGCGATCATGCACTCCCAGGGGCGCCTGGCCGACTTCTTCCTCTACATCTCCCCGCACGGGCAGCTCGAGCTCTACTCGGTGTTCCTCGCCGGCGGCGCGGGGCTGATGATCTTCTGGTCGTGGGTGGCGCCGGGGTCCGGACGCACCCGCGCCCAGGCCCTCGCCGAGGACGGCCGTGCGCTCATCACCATCGCGATCGGCCTGACCCTGACCCTGCTGCTGTCCGGCATCGTCGAGGGCGTGGTGACGCGGCAGGACTGGCCGTGGCCGATCAAGATCGGCATCGGTACCCTCGCCCTGGTCGCGGTGCTCGCCTACCAGTGGGTGCTCGGCGGCCGCGCGTACCGAGCGGGGGAGCGCGGCGACCTCGAGGAGTTCGAGCGCGGCTCCACCGCCCTGGTGGCCGGCTAG
- a CDS encoding glycosyltransferase gives MQPRVTAILVAANGAAHLDRTLDALAAQTRHPENLVVVDVGTTDGSTAELSFGGSAQLVRLPAGRAFGDAVRQGERSAPPAATDEPVDEWLWILGHDNAPAPTALAELLSAVEIAPSVVVAGPKLVADDDPSLIRAFGESMTRFGRSIVLVQDELDQGQHDRNTDVLAVAAGGMLVRRSVWNELGGFDPALPDVDAALDFSVRVRLAGHRVALVPEAKVTSAGPIEEFGRKRVSEARRVRMHRQAQLHRRMTYAPAALVWLHWLTLVPFAIGRALGHLVAKHPAAVVPELSAAFAVAFGGGTGRARKNLARTKKLGWAAVEPLRVSWRRVHEHRTTSRDVELARVEDAPIARASFLSDGGIWVVLAAAVLSVVTLYPLLGSPALTGGGLLPLSATPGQLWQNVGYGFHSLGTGFTGPSDPFAAVLAVLGSIVFWSPSTAVVLVMLVAFPLSALGAWFAVRKVTTRTWVPVIGASLYAIAPSLVGAVTTGHLGAVIAHLVLPWLFVAVLEAHRSWAWASGASLLFAVVAASAPSLLPVLLIGWLVALLVGWRRAHRRVFIPVPTAVLFLPLILAQAARGNLLAVFADPGVPSATRAPSALQLAIGQPLPDWSGWLPATSGLGLVAAALPIVMAVLALPVAVAAIGAMLGHRWAVAGSALVIALLGFATAFAATHVTVTGVGSTTTIVWPGSGLSVYWLALVVAACIGIDVLPKAAPVTGLVATVLAGVAVAPAFAAFYLGTATIEPTTGRVLSAYVNAEAQANPDVGTLVVVPQDDGSLAVTLERGQGSTLDDQSTLDATALRLSESGARLTTLAGNLASRSGYDPRPALRELGVSFVLIDDADDDPEAQTVHDRAAGAIGQNALFTSIGETTNGQLFHYDGEVDRTRSGSAATQATHVLYLVVLGVVFGAAALLAVPTAPRRRRATSNVIEAEEPATTFDEERDE, from the coding sequence ATGCAGCCCAGAGTCACCGCGATCCTCGTCGCCGCCAACGGGGCGGCCCACCTCGACCGGACCCTGGACGCGCTCGCCGCCCAGACCCGCCACCCCGAGAACCTGGTGGTCGTCGACGTCGGCACGACCGACGGATCGACCGCCGAACTGTCCTTCGGTGGGTCCGCGCAGCTCGTCCGTCTCCCCGCGGGCAGGGCGTTCGGCGACGCCGTCCGACAGGGCGAGCGCAGCGCGCCGCCCGCAGCGACCGACGAGCCGGTCGACGAGTGGCTGTGGATCCTCGGCCACGACAACGCGCCGGCACCGACCGCGCTCGCCGAGCTGCTGTCCGCCGTCGAGATCGCACCGTCCGTCGTCGTCGCCGGTCCGAAGCTCGTCGCCGACGACGACCCCTCGCTCATCCGTGCCTTCGGCGAGAGCATGACCCGTTTCGGCCGGTCGATCGTGCTGGTGCAGGACGAGCTCGACCAGGGCCAGCACGACCGCAACACCGACGTGCTCGCCGTCGCCGCTGGCGGCATGCTGGTGCGCCGCTCGGTCTGGAACGAACTCGGCGGCTTCGACCCGGCGCTGCCGGACGTCGACGCGGCCCTCGACTTCTCGGTCCGGGTCCGTCTCGCCGGACACCGCGTCGCCCTCGTGCCGGAGGCCAAGGTCACCAGCGCCGGACCGATCGAGGAGTTCGGTCGCAAGCGTGTGTCCGAGGCGCGGCGCGTCCGGATGCACCGGCAGGCCCAGCTGCACCGCCGGATGACCTACGCGCCGGCCGCGCTGGTCTGGCTGCACTGGCTCACGCTCGTGCCGTTCGCGATCGGCCGCGCGCTCGGACACCTCGTCGCGAAGCACCCCGCCGCCGTGGTCCCCGAACTCTCCGCCGCGTTCGCCGTCGCGTTCGGCGGTGGCACCGGGCGCGCGCGCAAGAACCTGGCCCGCACCAAGAAGCTCGGGTGGGCAGCCGTCGAGCCGCTCCGCGTGAGCTGGCGGCGGGTGCACGAACACCGCACCACCTCGCGCGACGTCGAACTCGCCCGGGTCGAGGACGCCCCGATCGCGCGGGCGTCGTTCCTGAGCGACGGCGGCATCTGGGTGGTCCTGGCCGCCGCGGTCCTCAGCGTCGTGACGCTCTACCCGCTGCTCGGGTCGCCGGCCCTGACCGGCGGGGGACTCCTGCCGCTCTCCGCGACCCCGGGGCAGCTCTGGCAGAACGTCGGGTACGGCTTCCACTCGCTCGGCACGGGCTTCACCGGCCCGTCCGACCCCTTCGCCGCGGTGCTCGCCGTGCTCGGCTCGATCGTCTTCTGGTCGCCGTCCACCGCGGTCGTGCTCGTCATGCTCGTCGCGTTCCCGCTGTCCGCCCTGGGCGCCTGGTTCGCGGTGCGCAAGGTCACGACCCGCACGTGGGTCCCGGTCATCGGTGCGTCGCTCTACGCGATCGCCCCGTCGCTCGTCGGCGCGGTGACCACCGGGCACCTCGGCGCCGTGATCGCGCACCTGGTCCTGCCGTGGCTGTTCGTCGCCGTGCTCGAGGCGCACCGCTCGTGGGCGTGGGCCTCCGGCGCGTCGCTCCTGTTCGCCGTCGTCGCCGCCTCGGCGCCGTCGCTGTTGCCGGTCCTGCTGATCGGTTGGCTCGTGGCGCTCCTGGTCGGCTGGCGCCGGGCACACCGTCGTGTGTTCATCCCGGTGCCGACCGCGGTGCTGTTCCTGCCGCTGATCCTGGCGCAGGCGGCACGGGGCAACCTGCTCGCCGTGTTCGCCGACCCCGGTGTGCCGTCCGCGACCCGGGCGCCGTCCGCGCTCCAGCTGGCCATCGGGCAGCCCCTGCCGGACTGGAGCGGCTGGCTCCCGGCCACCTCCGGGCTCGGACTGGTCGCCGCGGCGCTGCCGATCGTGATGGCCGTCCTCGCGCTCCCCGTGGCCGTCGCCGCGATCGGGGCGATGCTCGGACACCGCTGGGCGGTCGCCGGCTCGGCGCTCGTCATCGCGCTCCTCGGCTTCGCGACGGCCTTCGCCGCCACCCACGTCACCGTCACCGGTGTCGGCTCGACCACCACCATCGTCTGGCCCGGCAGCGGTCTGTCCGTGTACTGGCTCGCCCTCGTGGTCGCGGCCTGCATCGGCATCGACGTGCTGCCCAAGGCCGCCCCGGTCACCGGCCTCGTCGCGACCGTGCTCGCCGGGGTCGCCGTGGCGCCGGCCTTCGCAGCGTTCTACCTCGGCACGGCCACGATCGAGCCGACCACGGGCCGGGTGCTCAGCGCCTACGTGAACGCCGAGGCCCAGGCGAACCCGGACGTCGGCACGCTCGTGGTCGTCCCGCAGGACGACGGATCGCTCGCCGTCACGCTCGAGCGCGGGCAGGGTTCCACCCTCGACGACCAGTCGACGCTCGACGCCACCGCACTCCGGCTGAGCGAGTCCGGCGCACGCCTCACCACGCTCGCCGGCAACCTGGCGAGCCGCAGCGGGTACGACCCGCGGCCGGCGCTCCGCGAGCTCGGCGTGAGCTTCGTGCTCATCGACGACGCCGACGACGACCCCGAGGCGCAGACGGTGCACGACCGGGCCGCGGGTGCCATCGGGCAGAACGCGCTCTTCACGAGCATCGGCGAGACCACCAACGGGCAGCTGTTCCACTACGACGGCGAGGTCGACCGCACCCGCTCCGGCTCCGCCGCGACCCAGGCCACCCACGTGCTGTACCTCGTCGTGCTCGGCGTGGTCTTCGGCGCCGCAGCCCTGCTCGCGGTCCCGACGGCACCGCGCCGCCGCCGTGCCACCTCGAACGTCATCGAGGCCGAGGAACCCGCCACCACCTTCGACGAGGAGCGAGACGAATGA
- a CDS encoding RDD family protein, with protein sequence MPKPRTPRDLADARFSRDLDETADELVVGEGVALDVQPAGLVLRLAAALLDGLCVLVLFVLALFGVSRLWPSGIDPAWGAALGIVLLVVVLVLVPAAVETVTKGRSVGRFATGTRVVRLDGGAIGFRHAFTRALVGLFELWMTFGSVALLVALFGSRPRRLGDLLAGTIVQHERLPKQRDPEVLLPPELTAWAVVADVSALPQRLENRLGAFFRGAALMRPELREAAAQTLAAEVSAFAHPVPPVPPEVFLAGVVVLRRRRDVRALGARAELLTAAGATAAAPPPGFPR encoded by the coding sequence ATGCCGAAGCCCCGCACGCCGCGTGACCTCGCCGACGCCCGGTTCTCGCGCGACCTCGACGAGACCGCCGACGAGCTGGTGGTGGGCGAGGGCGTCGCGCTCGACGTCCAACCCGCCGGACTCGTGCTGCGGCTCGCGGCCGCGCTGCTGGACGGCCTGTGCGTCCTCGTCCTGTTCGTGCTCGCGCTGTTCGGTGTCTCGCGGCTCTGGCCCAGCGGCATCGACCCGGCCTGGGGCGCAGCGCTCGGCATCGTGCTGCTCGTCGTCGTGCTGGTGCTGGTCCCCGCGGCGGTCGAGACGGTGACGAAGGGACGGAGCGTCGGACGGTTCGCCACCGGCACCCGGGTGGTCCGGCTCGACGGCGGCGCGATCGGGTTCCGGCACGCCTTCACCCGGGCGCTCGTCGGCCTGTTCGAGCTCTGGATGACGTTCGGCTCGGTCGCCCTGCTCGTCGCGCTGTTCGGCAGTCGGCCCCGGCGCCTCGGCGACCTGCTCGCGGGCACGATCGTGCAGCACGAGCGCCTGCCGAAGCAGCGGGACCCCGAGGTGCTGCTGCCCCCGGAGCTGACGGCGTGGGCCGTCGTCGCGGACGTCTCGGCGCTGCCGCAGCGGCTGGAGAACCGCCTGGGGGCGTTCTTCCGCGGGGCTGCTCTGATGCGCCCCGAACTGCGCGAGGCCGCGGCGCAGACCCTGGCGGCCGAGGTGTCCGCGTTCGCGCACCCCGTGCCGCCCGTCCCGCCCGAGGTCTTCCTGGCCGGGGTCGTCGTGCTGCGGCGCCGACGGGACGTCCGGGCGCTGGGTGCCCGCGCCGAACTGCTCACCGCCGCGGGTGCGACGGCGGCGGCGCCCCCGCCCGGCTTCCCGCGCTGA
- a CDS encoding metallopeptidase family protein, whose translation MRRKPRLVTPVDRGRGRSRHGRGGRSSVTGPELAPIITRAEAFDRIVGDSAHYLLGLWPEELSGVVFQVADMPSDTTLPDEMPRWRIDRDTRRVTIFRIPVERVNRSPEKDDSDRRIIIETAVFRAVGELIGKDPWDLAPDRYRHW comes from the coding sequence ATGCGTCGGAAGCCTCGCCTCGTCACCCCGGTCGACCGCGGTCGGGGGCGCTCCCGGCACGGCCGTGGCGGGCGGTCGAGCGTCACCGGACCGGAACTCGCCCCGATCATCACCCGCGCCGAGGCGTTCGACCGGATCGTCGGTGACAGCGCGCACTACCTGCTCGGTCTCTGGCCCGAGGAGCTGTCCGGCGTGGTGTTCCAGGTGGCGGACATGCCGAGCGACACGACGCTGCCGGACGAGATGCCGCGCTGGCGCATCGACCGCGACACCCGCCGCGTGACCATCTTCCGGATCCCCGTCGAACGGGTGAACCGGAGCCCCGAGAAGGACGACTCGGACCGCCGGATCATCATCGAGACCGCGGTGTTCCGCGCCGTCGGCGAGCTGATCGGCAAGGACCCCTGGGACCTGGCACCGGACCGCTACCGCCACTGGTGA
- a CDS encoding DUF58 domain-containing protein: protein MAVSGRFVALLAVALVPTVLLGSGWAGLAWVGVVLLAAALDVVLAADLRRVRVERRMPRLARRDSTADGTLVLANDGSRTVRGVVRDMWEPSAGHRPRRIRMTVPAGERRTARMRFTPFRRGRRRTTGVAVRSFGPLGLAARQRVVAAPGELVVTPPFRSRRHLPSRLARLRELDGETTLQLRGHGTEFDSLRDYVRGDDVRSIDWRATARRQDLVVRTWRPERDRRVVVVVDAGRAGAGRVADEPRLDTFIESALLLGALAAAAGDRVDLVVLDDTAHDRVHGATRTDVVQRFGEALAMAEPGLAATDWASVPALVDSITTSRALVVLASSLDSVGASGDLLAVLPRLSRRHAVVVTSIEDPAVQQMARGGVDPNTAIRTARGGRVPGLPTGAERDVYRRAAAERSLLDADGAADVARRSGAEVVRGAPADVPPLVADAYIRAKATGRL from the coding sequence GTGGCGGTCTCCGGCCGGTTCGTCGCGCTCCTCGCCGTCGCCCTCGTGCCCACCGTGCTGCTCGGCAGCGGGTGGGCCGGTCTGGCGTGGGTCGGGGTGGTGCTCCTCGCCGCGGCCCTCGACGTCGTGCTCGCCGCCGACCTGCGACGGGTCCGGGTGGAGCGGCGGATGCCCCGGCTCGCCCGACGCGACAGCACCGCGGACGGCACCCTCGTGCTCGCCAACGACGGCTCCCGAACGGTCCGCGGTGTGGTCCGCGACATGTGGGAGCCGTCGGCCGGCCACCGTCCCCGTCGGATCCGGATGACGGTCCCCGCCGGGGAACGACGGACGGCCCGGATGCGCTTCACACCGTTCCGTCGTGGTCGACGCCGCACCACCGGGGTCGCGGTGCGGTCCTTCGGTCCCCTGGGCCTCGCCGCACGGCAGCGGGTCGTCGCGGCACCGGGCGAACTCGTCGTGACGCCGCCGTTCCGCTCCCGACGGCACCTGCCGTCACGGTTGGCACGGCTCCGCGAGCTCGACGGCGAGACCACGCTGCAGCTCCGCGGGCACGGCACCGAGTTCGACTCGCTGCGCGACTACGTGCGCGGCGACGACGTGCGGTCGATCGACTGGCGCGCCACCGCGCGGCGGCAGGACCTCGTCGTCCGCACCTGGCGGCCGGAACGCGACCGGCGCGTCGTCGTCGTGGTCGACGCCGGCCGGGCGGGTGCCGGCCGGGTCGCCGACGAACCCCGGCTCGACACGTTCATCGAGTCGGCACTGCTCCTCGGCGCCCTCGCGGCAGCCGCCGGTGACCGCGTCGACCTGGTGGTGCTCGACGACACGGCGCACGACCGGGTGCACGGCGCCACCCGCACCGACGTCGTGCAGCGCTTCGGCGAGGCGCTCGCGATGGCCGAACCCGGGCTCGCTGCGACCGACTGGGCATCCGTGCCCGCGCTCGTCGACTCGATCACGACCTCGCGCGCCCTGGTCGTGCTCGCCTCGAGCCTCGACTCCGTCGGTGCCTCGGGCGACCTGCTCGCCGTGCTCCCCCGGCTGTCCCGACGGCACGCGGTCGTCGTGACGAGCATCGAGGACCCGGCCGTCCAGCAGATGGCACGCGGCGGGGTGGACCCGAACACAGCGATCCGAACCGCGCGGGGCGGACGGGTGCCGGGCCTCCCGACCGGCGCGGAGCGCGACGTCTACCGACGCGCCGCCGCCGAACGCAGCCTGCTCGACGCGGACGGTGCGGCGGACGTCGCACGGCGCTCCGGCGCCGAGGTCGTGCGCGGCGCACCGGCGGACGTCCCGCCGCTCGTCGCGGACGCGTACATCCGCGCGAAGGCCACCGGCCGGCTCTGA